From Aestuariirhabdus haliotis, one genomic window encodes:
- the greB gene encoding transcription elongation factor GreB has product MARYRPPQPASSAYITPQGAASLQEELDYLWQTKRPQVTQAVSEAAAQGDRSENAEYIYGKKQLREIDRRVRFLRKRLEKLVIVSEYPSDQNRVFFGAWIELEKEDGKRVNYRIVGPDEFDLKRGWISMDSPLAKALIGKAIDDEVLITLPEGEEYVYILGIQYEPSITAPEPKHPL; this is encoded by the coding sequence ATGGCAAGATACCGCCCCCCTCAACCTGCCTCTTCCGCCTACATCACACCTCAGGGAGCAGCCAGCTTACAAGAAGAACTGGATTACCTGTGGCAAACAAAACGGCCGCAAGTCACCCAGGCTGTGTCAGAAGCCGCAGCACAAGGCGATCGTTCCGAAAATGCCGAATATATTTACGGCAAAAAGCAGCTTAGAGAAATCGACCGGCGGGTTCGTTTTTTGCGTAAACGCCTGGAAAAGCTGGTTATCGTCAGCGAATACCCAAGCGATCAGAACAGGGTCTTTTTTGGTGCCTGGATCGAGCTGGAGAAAGAAGACGGCAAACGAGTAAATTACCGCATCGTTGGCCCTGACGAGTTTGATTTAAAGCGAGGCTGGATCAGTATGGACTCCCCCCTGGCCAAGGCGCTCATTGGCAAGGCCATCGATGACGAAGTGCTAATTACGCTACCCGAAGGTGAAGAATACGTTTACATACTGGGTATCCAATACGAGCCATCAATCACCGCGCCAGAACCAAAACACCCGCTATAG
- the nfuA gene encoding Fe-S biogenesis protein NfuA, whose translation MQMLITITESAQDYLAELLAKQEVEGIGIRVFITQPGTPYAETCIAYCKPGEENPEDKVMELKGFNAFIDTDSETYLEEALVDYAADRMGGQLTIKAPNAKVPKIGEDSSVSERINYYLVTEINPGLASHGGQVDLVEVVEDYAVLRFGGGCQGCGMADVTLKEGIEKTLLSRIPELKGVRDVTDHSERANAYYK comes from the coding sequence ATGCAGATGTTGATCACTATTACCGAATCAGCTCAGGACTACCTTGCGGAATTATTGGCAAAGCAGGAAGTTGAAGGTATCGGTATTCGGGTATTTATCACGCAACCCGGAACCCCCTATGCAGAAACCTGCATCGCTTATTGTAAGCCGGGAGAGGAGAATCCTGAGGATAAAGTGATGGAGTTAAAAGGTTTTAACGCCTTTATCGATACAGACAGCGAAACCTATCTCGAAGAAGCCCTGGTGGATTATGCCGCCGATCGTATGGGCGGTCAGCTCACGATCAAAGCACCCAATGCCAAGGTGCCCAAGATTGGTGAAGACAGTTCCGTCTCTGAACGCATCAACTACTATCTGGTGACCGAAATCAATCCTGGTCTGGCCTCTCATGGCGGACAGGTCGATCTGGTAGAGGTGGTTGAAGACTACGCGGTGTTGCGTTTTGGCGGTGGTTGTCAGGGTTGTGGTATGGCCGATGTCACATTGAAAGAGGGTATCGAGAAAACTCTGCTGTCCCGTATACCGGAGCTCAAAGGGGTGCGTGATGTCACTGATCACAGCGAGCGTGCCAACGCCTATTACAAGTAG
- the metH gene encoding methionine synthase — protein MSSYDQRHAALLQALESRILILDGAMGTMIQRHKLEEADYRGERFADYALDIKGNNDLLSITQPQIIKGIHREYLEAGADIIETNTFNATEVSQADYQMQSLAGEINRESARLAREAADEITALNPDKPRFVAGVVGPTSQTCSLSPDVNDPGARNITFDALVADYLKSTRELVEGGVDIILIETIFDTLNAKAAVYAVQEYFEQSGNVRPIMISGTITDASGRTLSGQTTEAFWNSLAHAKPLSIGLNCALGASELRPYVQELSRVADTYVSAHPNAGLPNEFGEYDETPEQMIAVVEEFATSGFLNIIGGCCGTTPEHIKAISDAMAQHPPRTPPTIAPALRLSGLEPFNVDADSLFVNVGERCNVTGSARFKRLILEEDYDTALEVAAEQVENGAQVIDVNMDEGMLDAVAAMTRFLNLIASEPDIARLPIMVDSSKWEAIEAGLKCIQGKPIVNSISLKEGEEEFIERARTCLRYGAAVVVMAFDEEGQADTFARKTEICQRSYEVLVNKVGFAPQDIIFDPNIFAVATGIEEHNNYAVDFIEACAWIKQNLPYASISGGVSNVSFSFRGNNPVREAIHSVFLLHAIQAGLNMGIVNAGQLALYDDLPAELRDAVIDVVLNKNPDATEALLAIADRYRGDGSTGAEKKEDKEWRQLPVNERLQHALVKGITNFIEEDTEAARQIADKPIEVIEGPLMDGMNVVGDLFGAGKMFLPQVVKSARVMKQAVAYLQPYIEAEKSEGQQSNGRILMATVKGDVHDIGKNIVGVVLQCNNFEVIDLGVMVPCEKILQTAIEQECDIIGLSGLITPSLDEMVTVATEMERQQINLPLMIGGATTSKAHTAVKIDPQLNCNQVVYVPDASRAVGVASTLVSDRLRPELFAKLEDEYSAVRERASKRTVRGTIHTYQEAIEQRQRIDWDTYTPPKPLQLGLTHFEDYPLEELIDYIDWTPFFISWDLAGKFPAILEDVVVGEAARDLYANARKMLQRILDEKLVRASVVVGLWPANTVNHDDIEIYREDGQGVIETLSHLRQQHRKPGNTKPLTSLADFVAPKESGKTDYIGGFAVTAGIGADEVAQQFEQAHDDYNAILIKSLADRLAEALAERMHERVRKEIWGYEPTEELDNTALIKEQYRGIRPAPGYPACPDHTEKSKLFKLLNAEQLCGMELTSSFAMHPAASVSGWYFSHPESRYFPVGKINRDQVESYAERKSMSVDDTERWLRPNLSYDA, from the coding sequence ATGAGCAGCTACGACCAGCGACACGCCGCCCTGTTACAGGCCCTCGAGTCCCGCATTCTGATTCTGGATGGTGCTATGGGCACCATGATCCAGCGTCATAAACTGGAAGAGGCGGACTACCGTGGCGAGCGTTTTGCCGACTATGCCCTGGATATCAAGGGCAACAATGATCTGCTCTCAATAACCCAACCTCAAATCATCAAGGGAATCCACAGGGAATATCTTGAGGCTGGTGCCGATATCATTGAGACCAATACCTTCAACGCTACCGAAGTGTCTCAAGCCGATTACCAGATGCAATCGTTGGCAGGAGAGATCAACCGGGAATCGGCTCGCCTGGCCCGCGAAGCGGCCGATGAGATCACCGCGCTCAACCCCGACAAGCCCCGCTTTGTCGCCGGCGTGGTGGGTCCAACCAGCCAAACCTGTTCATTGTCTCCCGATGTCAACGACCCCGGCGCGCGCAACATCACGTTTGATGCGCTGGTAGCTGACTACCTGAAATCAACACGTGAACTGGTTGAAGGTGGGGTAGATATCATCCTGATCGAAACCATTTTCGATACCCTGAACGCCAAGGCGGCGGTCTACGCCGTACAGGAATATTTTGAGCAAAGCGGTAATGTGCGCCCCATTATGATTTCCGGCACCATTACTGACGCCTCCGGGCGCACGCTATCCGGGCAAACCACCGAAGCGTTCTGGAACTCTCTGGCCCATGCCAAACCACTATCGATTGGCCTCAACTGCGCGCTGGGTGCCAGTGAACTGCGTCCCTATGTTCAGGAATTGTCCCGGGTTGCCGATACCTATGTGTCGGCGCACCCCAACGCAGGCCTGCCCAATGAGTTTGGAGAGTACGATGAGACCCCGGAACAGATGATCGCCGTGGTCGAGGAGTTTGCGACCAGCGGATTTCTCAATATTATCGGCGGTTGCTGCGGAACAACGCCTGAGCACATCAAAGCCATCAGCGATGCGATGGCCCAGCATCCGCCACGCACTCCACCGACCATTGCTCCGGCCCTGCGCCTGTCCGGACTGGAACCCTTTAACGTGGATGCCGATTCCCTGTTCGTCAACGTCGGCGAACGTTGTAACGTTACCGGCTCCGCTCGCTTCAAACGCCTGATTCTGGAAGAAGATTACGATACTGCTCTGGAAGTCGCGGCGGAGCAAGTTGAGAACGGTGCCCAGGTCATCGACGTCAATATGGACGAAGGCATGCTGGATGCCGTAGCCGCCATGACTCGCTTCCTCAACCTGATCGCCTCAGAGCCGGACATTGCCCGACTGCCCATCATGGTCGATTCCTCCAAATGGGAAGCCATAGAAGCCGGCCTCAAATGCATTCAGGGTAAACCCATCGTTAACTCCATTAGCTTGAAGGAAGGCGAAGAGGAGTTTATCGAACGGGCCCGTACCTGCTTAAGGTATGGCGCCGCGGTGGTGGTAATGGCCTTTGATGAAGAGGGTCAAGCCGATACCTTTGCCCGTAAAACCGAAATTTGCCAGCGCTCTTATGAGGTTCTGGTCAACAAGGTAGGCTTCGCACCCCAGGACATTATCTTCGACCCCAATATTTTTGCCGTGGCAACCGGTATCGAGGAGCACAACAACTACGCAGTCGATTTCATCGAAGCCTGCGCCTGGATCAAGCAAAACCTCCCCTACGCCAGCATCTCTGGCGGCGTCAGCAACGTCTCTTTCTCCTTCCGCGGTAATAACCCGGTCAGGGAAGCAATCCACTCGGTATTTCTGCTCCATGCGATCCAGGCCGGGCTTAATATGGGTATCGTCAACGCCGGTCAATTAGCCCTGTATGATGACTTACCGGCAGAACTTCGAGATGCCGTTATTGATGTCGTGTTGAATAAAAACCCTGATGCTACCGAAGCTCTGTTGGCTATAGCCGACAGATATCGTGGTGATGGCAGTACCGGCGCCGAAAAGAAAGAGGATAAAGAGTGGCGTCAGCTGCCAGTCAACGAACGTCTGCAACATGCGCTGGTAAAAGGCATTACCAACTTTATCGAAGAAGATACTGAAGCCGCTCGCCAGATCGCCGACAAACCCATCGAAGTGATCGAAGGACCCCTGATGGATGGTATGAACGTAGTTGGCGACCTTTTTGGTGCCGGTAAAATGTTCCTGCCCCAGGTGGTGAAATCGGCTCGTGTGATGAAGCAGGCAGTCGCCTACCTGCAACCCTATATCGAAGCCGAAAAGAGCGAAGGCCAACAAAGTAATGGTCGTATCCTGATGGCCACCGTTAAGGGAGACGTGCACGACATCGGCAAGAACATTGTCGGCGTAGTTCTGCAGTGTAATAACTTCGAAGTGATCGATCTTGGGGTTATGGTCCCTTGCGAAAAGATCCTGCAAACCGCTATAGAGCAGGAGTGCGACATCATAGGCCTGTCCGGCTTGATCACTCCTTCATTGGACGAGATGGTAACCGTCGCCACTGAAATGGAGCGACAGCAGATCAACCTGCCCTTGATGATCGGCGGCGCAACCACCTCAAAAGCCCATACCGCCGTCAAAATCGATCCGCAGCTGAACTGTAACCAGGTGGTTTACGTGCCCGACGCGTCTCGTGCGGTTGGTGTTGCCAGCACCTTGGTCTCTGACCGACTGCGCCCGGAATTGTTTGCCAAGCTCGAGGACGAGTACAGCGCCGTTCGCGAACGGGCATCCAAACGCACGGTTCGTGGCACCATTCACACCTATCAAGAAGCCATCGAACAGCGCCAGCGGATCGATTGGGATACCTACACCCCCCCCAAACCGCTCCAGTTGGGACTCACTCATTTCGAAGATTATCCACTTGAAGAGCTGATCGACTATATCGACTGGACGCCCTTCTTTATCAGCTGGGATTTGGCAGGTAAGTTCCCCGCCATTCTCGAAGATGTGGTCGTTGGCGAAGCCGCCCGAGACCTGTACGCAAACGCCCGAAAAATGTTGCAACGGATTCTCGATGAGAAACTGGTTCGTGCCTCTGTCGTAGTGGGTTTATGGCCCGCCAACACCGTGAACCATGACGATATCGAGATCTATCGAGAGGATGGCCAGGGCGTGATCGAAACCCTCAGTCACCTGCGCCAACAACACCGTAAGCCAGGTAACACCAAACCCTTAACCTCATTGGCCGACTTTGTCGCGCCGAAAGAGAGCGGAAAAACCGATTACATTGGCGGCTTCGCGGTTACCGCCGGCATTGGAGCCGATGAGGTAGCACAGCAGTTCGAGCAAGCACACGATGACTACAACGCTATTCTGATCAAGTCTCTGGCAGACCGTCTGGCCGAAGCCTTGGCAGAGCGAATGCACGAACGCGTGCGAAAGGAAATCTGGGGGTATGAACCTACCGAAGAACTCGACAATACCGCCCTTATCAAAGAGCAGTATCGAGGCATTCGGCCCGCACCGGGTTATCCTGCCTGCCCCGATCACACAGAGAAAAGCAAATTGTTCAAACTGCTGAATGCCGAGCAGCTATGCGGTATGGAGCTGACCTCAAGCTTTGCCATGCACCCAGCGGCCTCGGTTTCGGGCTGGTACTTTTCTCATCCGGAATCCCGCTATTTCCCAGTGGGCAAAATCAATCGTGATCAGGTCGAAAGTTACGCCGAACGCAAGAGCATGTCTGTCGATGATACGGAGCGCTGGCTTCGACCAAACCTGTCTTACGACGCCTGA
- a CDS encoding MATE family efflux transporter, whose protein sequence is MQRDRIKRAASLALPIMGGMLSQSILNLVDAAMVGSLGEVALAGVGVGAYLSFLAVSMTTGLSSGVQAIVARRMGQGRAESCAQPLNVGLLCALLIAVPVSIIFYCISPWLVGLISSDAAVTAVGIEYFDARITALLAVAMNFCFRGYWNGIHRSSVYLRVIVLMHAINIGISYGLIFGAFGLPQLGAAGAGWGTSIAMALGSLFYFVITTKSARPHGFLRTRPDRATLRSVLTLAIPNSMQQMFFALGVTALFWIIARIGTEELAVAHVLINLALFLILPGVGLGMAATTLVSRALGENQPEDAYRWGWDVVRLAVVVLLLLGIPFWLFPDAILSLFLANEASRAIGHLPLQLTALGMVLDATAIVLTQALLGAGANRIVMRISISLQWLLFLPLAWLLGPMLGYGLTAIWILQLGQRLLSSLLFASIWRKRQWIGIRI, encoded by the coding sequence ATGCAAAGGGATCGCATAAAGCGAGCAGCCTCTCTGGCCCTACCAATCATGGGGGGCATGCTCTCCCAGAGCATTCTCAATCTGGTCGATGCCGCAATGGTCGGCAGCCTGGGAGAGGTCGCCCTGGCCGGCGTTGGCGTTGGCGCTTACCTGAGCTTTCTTGCGGTTTCGATGACCACGGGCTTGTCATCGGGTGTGCAAGCGATTGTGGCCAGACGAATGGGGCAAGGTCGCGCTGAGAGTTGCGCCCAGCCGCTTAATGTGGGCCTGCTTTGTGCTCTGCTTATCGCCGTTCCGGTCAGCATTATTTTCTATTGTATATCGCCATGGCTGGTGGGGCTGATCAGCTCCGATGCCGCCGTAACAGCCGTTGGTATCGAATATTTTGATGCCCGTATCACTGCCCTGCTCGCCGTCGCTATGAATTTTTGCTTTCGAGGATACTGGAATGGCATTCACCGTTCTTCCGTGTATCTCAGGGTGATCGTGTTGATGCACGCGATCAATATTGGCATCAGCTACGGCCTTATTTTTGGTGCTTTCGGCCTGCCCCAACTGGGCGCAGCGGGGGCAGGCTGGGGCACCAGTATCGCTATGGCTTTGGGGTCCCTATTCTACTTTGTCATCACCACCAAAAGCGCTCGCCCACACGGCTTTTTACGCACCAGACCGGACCGTGCAACCCTCAGATCGGTCCTTACCCTGGCGATCCCCAACTCCATGCAACAGATGTTTTTCGCTCTGGGAGTCACCGCGCTGTTTTGGATTATTGCCCGTATCGGTACGGAAGAGCTGGCGGTTGCCCATGTTCTGATTAACCTGGCCCTGTTCCTGATTTTGCCTGGCGTTGGATTGGGAATGGCCGCGACCACATTGGTCAGTCGAGCACTCGGAGAGAACCAGCCAGAAGACGCCTACCGCTGGGGCTGGGATGTGGTGCGGCTGGCAGTGGTGGTTTTACTACTGCTTGGCATTCCCTTTTGGTTATTTCCCGATGCCATATTAAGTCTGTTTCTCGCCAACGAAGCCTCACGGGCCATAGGCCACCTCCCGCTGCAACTGACCGCCCTGGGGATGGTGCTCGATGCCACAGCCATTGTGCTAACCCAGGCGCTACTCGGGGCCGGTGCCAACCGTATTGTGATGCGGATCAGCATCTCCTTGCAGTGGCTGCTATTTTTGCCTTTGGCCTGGCTGCTAGGCCCGATGCTGGGTTATGGGCTAACCGCCATCTGGATCCTGCAGCTAGGGCAACGGTTACTCTCATCGCTTCTGTTCGCCTCGATCTGGCGTAAACGGCAATGGATAGGTATTCGCATTTGA
- a CDS encoding aminopeptidase: protein MDRYSHLKPWQGLSVVITLGFFLTGCESLSYYWQAGQGQWQIQRESQSVSELIASPDTPTQLRQRLSLSQEILKFAHKTLDLPDNGSYQHYADLERPFVVWNLFASEEFSTDLHRWCYPVAGCLHYRGYFDPEDAKQAAINYQQQGFDTWIGGVRAYSTLGWFKDPLLNTFVFDDELQLAELIFHELAHQKVFAKGDTAFNESLATVIAAEGTRRWAAQHQLIYDSSAVMADINARQNFSNLVQNTREQLSRLYQQALTTKEMRQTKQQLLDTLRHEYQQRRQGEWQSFDRFDQWMTGPLNNAKLGTIASYYQWVPLFEHRLKALGRDLPAFYDQLQTLAKLPEETRQQELHKMHSLYNQ from the coding sequence ATGGATAGGTATTCGCATTTGAAACCCTGGCAAGGTCTTTCCGTCGTTATTACACTGGGCTTTTTTTTAACAGGCTGCGAGTCCCTTTCCTACTATTGGCAAGCCGGTCAGGGGCAGTGGCAAATACAGCGTGAAAGCCAATCGGTTAGCGAGCTGATCGCATCCCCGGATACGCCAACTCAGTTACGCCAGCGCCTCAGCCTTAGCCAGGAGATTCTCAAGTTTGCCCACAAGACCCTGGACCTTCCGGACAATGGCAGTTACCAGCACTATGCTGATCTAGAGCGGCCTTTTGTGGTGTGGAATCTATTTGCCAGCGAGGAGTTTTCTACCGATCTGCACCGTTGGTGCTATCCCGTGGCTGGTTGCCTTCATTACCGCGGCTATTTTGATCCCGAGGACGCCAAACAAGCGGCGATAAATTACCAACAGCAAGGCTTCGATACCTGGATCGGGGGCGTGCGAGCTTACTCAACGCTTGGCTGGTTCAAAGACCCCTTGCTCAATACCTTTGTTTTCGACGACGAACTCCAATTGGCCGAATTGATCTTTCATGAACTGGCTCACCAAAAAGTTTTTGCCAAAGGCGATACGGCCTTCAATGAAAGCCTGGCCACCGTTATCGCAGCCGAAGGCACCCGGCGTTGGGCCGCTCAACATCAGCTCATTTATGATTCATCCGCAGTTATGGCCGACATTAACGCTCGCCAGAATTTTTCCAACCTGGTGCAAAATACCCGTGAGCAATTATCCCGGCTTTACCAGCAAGCCCTAACAACAAAAGAAATGCGACAGACCAAACAACAACTATTGGATACCCTGAGGCATGAATACCAACAACGTCGTCAGGGTGAATGGCAATCCTTCGATCGTTTTGATCAATGGATGACAGGCCCTCTTAACAATGCCAAGCTTGGCACCATCGCCAGCTATTACCAGTGGGTACCCCTTTTTGAACATCGCCTGAAGGCCCTTGGCAGGGATTTACCCGCTTTTTATGATCAACTACAGACGCTTGCCAAACTGCCAGAAGAAACACGCCAACAAGAGCTGCATAAGATGCACTCTTTATATAACCAATAA
- a CDS encoding nitrite/sulfite reductase produces MYKYDAIDQQIINDRARQYRGQTERYLKGELSDPEFLPLRLQNGLYVQRFAPMLRIAVPYGMISSTQLRKISDISRRYDKGYAHVSTRQNIQLNWPVLESVPDILDELASVEMHAIQTSGSCIRSVTSDHFAGVAADELEDPRPWCEIIRQWSTFHPEFAYLPRKFKIAVNGAAEDRAAVGVHDIGLTLVKNPQGETGFQVQVGGGLGRTPLIGSVIRDYLPWQDLLSYLEAILRVYNRYGRRDNKYKARIKILVKALSPETFAEKVEQEWLHLKEGPVKLTTEELTRVRAFFAAPEYSTDAIDGAARGALTENKSFQRWYDRNVTSHKISGYAAVTVSLKATAQAPGDISAEQMDALADLADQYSFGELRTTHLQNIVLADVRQDQLFELWQQLDKLELAVPNIGTLNDMICCPGGDFCSLANAKSIPVAEAIQRRFSDLEKLYDIGDVSLNFSGCMNACGHHHVGNIGLLGVDKKGEEFYQIQLGGNANQDTALGKIIGRAFGRDEIPDVIEKLISVYTERREGNERFIDTFNRIGIEPFKERAYAKAD; encoded by the coding sequence ATGTACAAGTACGACGCCATTGACCAGCAGATCATTAATGATCGCGCCCGCCAATATCGAGGACAAACCGAGCGCTACCTTAAAGGAGAGCTCAGCGACCCTGAATTTTTGCCATTACGACTGCAAAACGGTCTCTATGTGCAGCGGTTTGCTCCCATGTTACGAATCGCCGTGCCTTACGGCATGATATCCAGTACACAGTTACGCAAGATATCGGACATTTCCCGGCGTTATGACAAAGGCTACGCTCACGTCAGTACCCGGCAAAATATCCAGCTAAACTGGCCCGTACTGGAATCCGTACCTGATATTCTTGACGAACTGGCCAGCGTCGAAATGCACGCCATCCAAACCAGCGGTAGCTGCATACGCAGCGTGACCTCCGACCACTTCGCGGGTGTCGCAGCCGACGAACTCGAGGATCCCCGCCCCTGGTGTGAAATCATTCGACAGTGGTCGACATTCCACCCGGAGTTTGCCTACCTACCCCGCAAGTTCAAAATTGCGGTCAATGGTGCTGCCGAAGATCGTGCCGCCGTCGGCGTCCACGACATCGGTTTAACGCTGGTGAAAAACCCACAGGGTGAAACCGGATTCCAGGTGCAAGTCGGTGGTGGTTTGGGACGCACCCCTTTGATTGGTAGTGTCATTCGCGACTACCTGCCTTGGCAAGATCTGCTTAGCTATCTCGAAGCCATCCTGCGTGTTTACAACCGCTATGGCCGCCGTGATAACAAGTACAAGGCTCGTATCAAGATACTGGTAAAGGCCTTGTCCCCTGAAACCTTTGCCGAAAAAGTTGAACAAGAGTGGCTGCACCTTAAAGAGGGTCCCGTTAAGCTGACCACGGAAGAACTGACTCGGGTTCGCGCATTTTTTGCCGCTCCCGAGTACAGCACCGATGCCATCGACGGTGCCGCCAGGGGGGCTCTGACAGAGAATAAATCCTTCCAGCGCTGGTACGATCGTAATGTCACCTCACATAAGATATCGGGCTATGCTGCGGTAACGGTTTCCCTAAAAGCAACGGCCCAGGCACCCGGAGATATCAGCGCCGAACAAATGGATGCACTGGCCGACCTGGCCGATCAATACAGTTTTGGCGAACTGCGTACTACCCACTTGCAAAATATCGTCTTGGCCGATGTCCGTCAGGATCAGCTTTTCGAGCTGTGGCAACAGCTTGATAAACTCGAACTGGCTGTCCCCAATATTGGCACGCTTAACGATATGATTTGCTGTCCTGGCGGAGATTTCTGCTCGCTGGCCAATGCCAAATCCATTCCCGTTGCCGAAGCGATTCAGCGTCGCTTTTCCGATTTGGAAAAGCTGTATGACATCGGTGATGTCAGTTTGAATTTCTCTGGCTGCATGAACGCCTGCGGTCATCACCACGTTGGCAATATTGGCTTACTGGGTGTCGACAAGAAAGGCGAAGAGTTTTACCAGATTCAACTAGGCGGCAACGCCAATCAGGATACGGCTTTAGGCAAAATTATCGGACGAGCGTTCGGACGCGACGAAATTCCTGATGTTATCGAGAAACTGATCAGCGTTTACACCGAACGCCGCGAAGGCAACGAACGTTTTATTGATACCTTTAACCGTATCGGAATTGAGCCATTTAAGGAGCGGGCCTATGCCAAAGCTGATTAA
- a CDS encoding DUF934 domain-containing protein, with translation MPKLIKDRTLVEDEFTIKRSPEDQLPDGKVLVSLEEWQARRGELLESPDQFGVWLEASDEPDALLDDLAAIKVIAINFPTFADGRGYSLARLLRERHGFSGELRAIGDVLRDQLFFLQRCGFNSFLIREDRDAEDAMQGLSDFSEVYQNAVQQPVPLFRRR, from the coding sequence ATGCCAAAGCTGATTAAAGACCGCACCCTGGTCGAAGACGAATTTACGATTAAACGCAGCCCAGAAGATCAACTGCCCGACGGCAAGGTACTGGTCTCTCTGGAAGAGTGGCAAGCACGCCGTGGCGAGTTGCTGGAATCACCGGATCAGTTCGGTGTCTGGTTGGAAGCTAGTGACGAGCCTGACGCCCTTTTGGATGACCTTGCTGCCATAAAAGTGATCGCTATCAACTTTCCAACCTTTGCCGACGGGCGCGGTTATTCCCTTGCCCGTTTGTTGCGTGAACGTCATGGTTTCAGTGGCGAGCTGCGAGCAATTGGCGATGTTCTGCGTGACCAGCTGTTCTTTTTGCAACGCTGCGGCTTTAACAGCTTCCTGATTCGTGAAGATCGAGACGCCGAAGATGCCATGCAGGGACTGAGTGATTTTTCCGAGGTTTACCAAAACGCCGTCCAACAACCGGTTCCCCTGTTCCGTAGGCGCTAG
- a CDS encoding cation:proton antiporter — protein MDSGSLVFSFFLIFAGAAVLASIALYTRQPLLIAYIVLGALIGPSGMALITDTKLLSDIAHVGIIFLLFLLGLDMQPAHLAHMLRKTSWIGVASSLVFALFGYGCGLLFGFSSMESVIIGGAMMFSSTIIGIKLLPTTVLHHKHTGELVVSILLLQDLMAIMVLLFLYANEGENPTVALGIALLALPLLVVFAFTFVRYILLPLMGKFDRFHEYLFLVAIGWCLGLAELAHAVGLSAEIGAFIAGISVATSPISQYIAVSLKPLRDFFLILFFFSVGASFNLSLLDDVFFPALVLTLLTLAIKPLVFKLCLGKSGEDSSIAWEVGFRLGQTSEFSILIAYIAASATLIGTEASHVIQATAIMSFLISSYIVVFNFKSPIAVSDRLRRD, from the coding sequence ATGGACAGCGGTTCACTCGTTTTTTCCTTTTTCCTGATTTTTGCCGGTGCAGCCGTTCTCGCTTCTATTGCGCTCTATACTCGCCAGCCACTCTTAATTGCCTACATCGTGTTAGGTGCATTGATTGGCCCCTCTGGGATGGCCTTAATTACCGATACCAAGTTATTAAGCGACATCGCGCACGTCGGTATTATCTTTCTGCTATTTCTACTCGGCCTTGATATGCAACCGGCCCATCTGGCGCATATGCTGCGTAAAACATCCTGGATAGGAGTAGCCAGCTCATTGGTTTTTGCTCTGTTCGGCTACGGCTGCGGCCTGCTGTTTGGTTTCAGTTCGATGGAGTCAGTCATCATTGGCGGCGCCATGATGTTTTCCAGCACGATTATTGGTATCAAACTGCTACCTACTACCGTATTGCATCATAAGCACACCGGGGAACTGGTGGTCAGTATTCTATTACTGCAAGATCTGATGGCCATAATGGTACTGCTCTTTTTATACGCAAATGAAGGTGAGAACCCAACCGTAGCGCTAGGCATTGCTTTGCTTGCGCTACCACTACTGGTCGTTTTCGCTTTTACTTTTGTACGCTATATTTTGCTTCCCCTAATGGGGAAGTTTGATCGTTTTCATGAGTACCTTTTTCTCGTTGCGATTGGTTGGTGCCTGGGCTTGGCTGAGCTAGCTCATGCCGTCGGCCTTTCTGCCGAAATTGGTGCCTTCATTGCCGGCATATCGGTCGCTACCAGTCCGATATCCCAATACATTGCCGTTAGTCTTAAGCCTTTGCGAGATTTTTTCCTGATTCTCTTTTTCTTCTCGGTAGGTGCCAGTTTTAACTTATCTTTGCTCGATGACGTGTTCTTTCCTGCATTGGTACTCACCCTGCTAACCTTGGCTATCAAGCCTCTGGTATTCAAACTCTGCCTGGGAAAAAGCGGAGAAGACTCATCTATCGCCTGGGAGGTTGGGTTCCGACTGGGTCAAACCAGCGAGTTTTCAATCCTCATTGCCTACATCGCCGCTTCCGCCACCTTAATAGGCACCGAAGCCTCACATGTTATTCAGGCCACAGCCATTATGAGCTTCCTGATCTCCTCCTACATTGTAGTCTTTAATTTTAAGTCGCCTATCGCGGTATCTGATCGCTTACGTCGAGACTAG